The following are encoded in a window of Ruminiclostridium herbifermentans genomic DNA:
- a CDS encoding HIT family protein, whose product MNEQECPFCKLVSNMSYERDMLKIVYESDNVLAFHATKPYAEVHIIIISKKHIPTIFDLSDSDSQLKLEILSAIRIASEEIINQKGACKVEMYLGSFQQVQHLHCHVIYDSNIE is encoded by the coding sequence ATGAATGAACAAGAATGTCCTTTCTGTAAATTAGTGTCCAATATGTCTTATGAAAGAGATATGTTGAAAATAGTCTATGAATCTGATAATGTTTTAGCATTTCATGCCACCAAGCCATATGCTGAGGTTCATATTATAATAATTTCCAAAAAGCACATACCTACAATATTTGATTTATCTGATTCCGATAGCCAACTTAAGTTAGAAATCTTGTCTGCCATTAGAATTGCTTCAGAAGAAATTATTAATCAAAAGGGAGCATGTAAGGTGGAAATGTATTTGGGGTCATTCCAACAGGTTCAGCATCTGCACTGCCATGTAATCTATGATTCTAATATAGAATAA
- a CDS encoding ArsR/SmtB family transcription factor: MKKDGKEIEKCDFLCIHKDIVEQVLSRMPDDTQLYDLAELFKVFGDSTRIKILYVLFQSEMCVCDIAQLLNMGQSAISHQLRVLKQAKLVKYRREGKTMFYSLADSHVVTIIAQGLEHIGE; the protein is encoded by the coding sequence ATGAAGAAAGATGGGAAAGAAATTGAAAAATGTGATTTTCTATGCATTCACAAAGACATAGTAGAGCAAGTATTAAGCCGTATGCCTGACGATACTCAGTTATACGACTTAGCGGAATTGTTTAAGGTTTTTGGTGATTCCACAAGAATAAAAATACTATATGTCTTGTTTCAATCAGAAATGTGTGTTTGTGACATTGCTCAGCTTCTTAATATGGGACAATCAGCTATTTCCCATCAATTACGTGTATTAAAGCAGGCTAAGCTGGTAAAATATAGGCGTGAAGGTAAAACAATGTTTTATTCTCTAGCAGACTCACATGTAGTAACTATTATTGCCCAAGGGCTAGAGCATATTGGTGAATAG
- the recR gene encoding recombination mediator RecR, protein MDYYAVPIAKLVEEFQKLPGIGHKSAQRLAFHIINLPNEKVQGLANSILEAKQKTKYCSVCSNLTDVDPCSLCSSTSRDKSLICVVQDARDVVAMERTREFKGLYHVLQGAISPMQGIGPGDIRIKELLKRLGDGEVKEVILATNPNVEGEATAMYISKLIKPLGIKATRIAHGIPVGGDLEYADEVTLAKAIEGRREI, encoded by the coding sequence ATGGATTATTATGCAGTTCCTATTGCAAAGCTGGTGGAGGAGTTTCAGAAACTACCCGGTATTGGTCATAAGTCAGCTCAAAGGCTGGCTTTCCATATTATTAATTTGCCTAACGAGAAGGTACAAGGGCTGGCAAATTCAATATTAGAAGCAAAGCAAAAAACAAAGTATTGTTCGGTATGCAGCAATCTTACGGATGTTGATCCCTGTTCTCTTTGCAGCAGTACCTCGAGGGATAAATCTTTAATCTGTGTTGTACAAGATGCCAGAGATGTAGTTGCAATGGAGCGCACTCGGGAATTCAAAGGCTTGTATCATGTTTTGCAAGGGGCTATTTCACCTATGCAGGGTATTGGCCCCGGTGATATACGTATAAAGGAATTATTAAAAAGGCTTGGAGACGGAGAGGTTAAAGAAGTCATTCTTGCAACAAACCCAAATGTTGAAGGTGAAGCCACTGCAATGTATATTTCCAAGCTAATAAAGCCACTAGGTATCAAAGCAACCAGAATTGCTCATGGTATTCCTGTAGGTGGTGATTTGGAATATGCAGATGAGGTTACACTGGCTAAAGCAATTGAGGGAAGACGGGAGATATAG
- a CDS encoding YbaB/EbfC family nucleoid-associated protein produces the protein MARGGFPGGGFGGGFGGGNLNNLMKQAQKMQKDMERAQQELENKTVEVSVGGGAVNIIATGKKEIKEITIKPEVVDPDDVEMLQDLILSAVNEALRKADELKESEMGKITGGLGGMSGLF, from the coding sequence ATGGCAAGAGGTGGATTTCCAGGAGGCGGTTTTGGAGGAGGCTTCGGTGGTGGAAACCTAAATAATTTGATGAAGCAAGCTCAAAAGATGCAAAAGGATATGGAAAGAGCTCAACAGGAGTTGGAAAACAAAACTGTTGAGGTTTCTGTTGGAGGCGGAGCAGTAAATATTATTGCAACTGGCAAAAAGGAAATAAAGGAAATAACAATTAAACCTGAGGTTGTTGACCCAGATGATGTTGAAATGCTTCAGGATTTAATATTGAGCGCTGTAAATGAAGCCCTTAGAAAAGCTGATGAGTTAAAGGAATCAGAGATGGGGAAAATAACTGGCGGATTAGGTGGAATGTCAGGATTATTTTAA
- a CDS encoding sporulation peptidase YabG, protein MTKFNVGDIVIRKSYGGDLLFKVVNIKYDCNGSDCYVLRGLSSRIEADSTADDLVRQDSRAAYSKAYDELRMAKIAIEGTVPVFRNFIRRIRKRPGKILHIDSAEDFMVQCMDFYRQSGIKCYGKLVSESKQPSFVRQFLYAYRPDILVITGHDGLKKGAKNIYQLDSYANSSYFIEAVKIARAYQPNPDKLCIFAGACQSYYEAIMDAGANFASSPKRVLINALDPAIVAQKISTTDSSRILPPKSVISLTITGSNGIGGRETRGQMK, encoded by the coding sequence GTGACCAAATTTAACGTTGGAGATATTGTAATTAGAAAGTCTTACGGTGGTGACCTTCTCTTTAAGGTAGTAAACATAAAATATGACTGTAATGGTTCTGACTGTTATGTGTTAAGAGGACTATCATCACGAATTGAAGCAGACTCAACTGCTGATGACTTAGTGAGGCAGGATTCTAGAGCTGCTTATTCAAAAGCATATGATGAACTTAGAATGGCTAAAATAGCAATTGAAGGTACTGTACCTGTATTTAGAAATTTTATAAGAAGAATAAGAAAAAGACCGGGAAAGATTTTGCATATTGACTCAGCTGAGGACTTTATGGTTCAATGTATGGATTTCTATAGGCAAAGTGGTATAAAATGCTATGGAAAATTAGTAAGTGAAAGCAAGCAACCTTCCTTTGTAAGACAATTTTTATATGCATATAGACCGGATATATTGGTTATTACTGGACATGACGGCTTGAAGAAAGGAGCAAAAAATATTTATCAATTAGATAGTTACGCTAACTCATCGTACTTTATTGAAGCTGTTAAAATAGCAAGAGCATATCAGCCTAATCCAGATAAGCTATGTATTTTTGCGGGGGCATGTCAATCTTATTATGAAGCAATAATGGACGCAGGTGCAAATTTTGCAAGTTCTCCGAAAAGGGTGCTCATAAACGCATTAGATCCTGCAATTGTTGCACAAAAAATATCTACAACTGATAGTTCAAGGATACTACCACCGAAATCTGTAATTTCTTTAACTATAACAGGAAGTAATGGAATAGGCGGTAGAGAGACAAGAGGTCAAATGAAGTAA
- the dnaX gene encoding DNA polymerase III subunit gamma/tau, whose amino-acid sequence MSYTALYRKWRPLVFEDVVEQEHVVKTIKNTVMSGRIGHAYLFCGTRGTGKTTMAKIFARAINCLNPKDGNPCNECEICKGILSDSILDVVEIDAASNNSVDNVREIRDEVVYAPSQAKYKVYIIDEVHMLSSGAFNALLKTLEEPPEHVKFILATTDPHKLPATILSRCQRFDFKKITPSSIAQRVKMVANATDIQIEEEAALLIARLADGALRDALSILDQCIAVGDKIITHQKVLDAVGIVSDDFIAEIVDSIKDRNTEGLVNGVERLSSSGRDILRFASDLVMYFRNLLMCKLSNKPNDILDVSKQYLDRMMLQAEAFSKDQIIGIIKELSSFEPQLKYALNQRVFLEVMLISISIGNYGQSADNSDLVDRISDLENKIRNGAFLSNSVSSANTEQQKGYGGNSFDTVKPNQKGNSALHAEGTSTKSKSADYSQLEVWGEVLLELKSRGRMRLLTYLAETKAVAADESTVMVVFPENVCSLKSCVTKPEDIQILEELLSEKLSQQIRVKVVDEETLESLLPFKASTKKDTQKDELIEFSGSKLNEHLDIIDE is encoded by the coding sequence ATGTCTTATACCGCACTGTACAGAAAATGGAGACCTCTTGTATTTGAAGATGTAGTTGAGCAGGAGCATGTGGTAAAAACAATTAAAAATACTGTTATGTCAGGACGTATTGGACATGCATACCTTTTTTGCGGAACAAGGGGTACTGGAAAAACAACTATGGCAAAAATATTTGCTCGTGCAATAAATTGTTTGAACCCAAAGGATGGGAACCCTTGTAATGAATGTGAGATATGCAAAGGCATACTTAGCGATTCTATTTTGGACGTAGTTGAAATAGATGCTGCTTCAAATAATAGCGTTGATAATGTTAGAGAAATTAGGGATGAGGTTGTTTATGCACCATCACAGGCAAAATATAAAGTATACATAATAGATGAGGTTCATATGCTTTCATCTGGTGCCTTCAATGCTCTTCTAAAAACCTTAGAAGAACCACCGGAACATGTGAAATTTATATTGGCAACTACTGACCCACACAAACTTCCTGCTACAATATTATCTAGATGCCAAAGGTTTGACTTTAAAAAGATTACACCAAGCAGCATAGCTCAGAGAGTTAAAATGGTTGCTAATGCCACAGATATACAGATTGAAGAGGAAGCAGCATTATTGATAGCCAGATTAGCTGATGGGGCTTTAAGAGATGCTTTAAGTATATTAGATCAGTGCATTGCTGTTGGAGATAAAATAATAACCCATCAAAAGGTGCTTGATGCTGTAGGGATTGTAAGTGATGACTTTATTGCAGAAATAGTAGATAGCATAAAGGATAGAAATACCGAGGGCTTAGTTAATGGTGTAGAGAGGCTTTCTTCAAGTGGCCGAGATATTTTAAGGTTTGCATCTGATTTGGTAATGTACTTTAGAAATCTTCTAATGTGCAAACTGAGTAATAAACCTAACGACATACTGGATGTTAGTAAGCAGTATCTTGATAGAATGATGCTGCAAGCTGAGGCATTTTCAAAAGACCAGATAATAGGAATAATTAAGGAACTTTCTTCATTCGAACCACAGCTGAAGTATGCCTTAAATCAAAGGGTGTTCCTTGAAGTAATGTTAATTTCAATTAGCATCGGAAATTATGGTCAAAGTGCTGATAACAGCGACTTGGTGGACAGGATATCAGACTTGGAAAACAAAATAAGAAATGGTGCTTTTTTATCAAATAGCGTTAGTTCCGCAAATACAGAGCAGCAAAAAGGCTATGGAGGAAATTCTTTTGATACTGTGAAGCCAAATCAAAAAGGCAATTCAGCATTACATGCGGAAGGAACTAGCACTAAAAGTAAAAGCGCAGATTATTCTCAGTTAGAGGTTTGGGGAGAGGTACTTTTAGAATTGAAATCCAGAGGAAGAATGAGGCTTTTGACTTATCTTGCAGAAACAAAAGCAGTTGCTGCTGATGAATCAACTGTTATGGTGGTATTCCCGGAAAATGTGTGTTCGCTCAAAAGCTGTGTAACAAAACCAGAAGATATTCAAATTTTAGAAGAGCTACTTAGCGAAAAGCTATCACAACAGATTAGAGTGAAGGTTGTTGACGAAGAGACGCTGGAAAGTTTACTCCCATTTAAGGCTTCTACAAAGAAGGACACACAGAAAGATGAGTTGATAGAGTTTTCTGGCAGTAAGTTGAATGAACACCTTGATATAATAGACGAATAA